A stretch of the Enterobacter mori genome encodes the following:
- a CDS encoding MFS transporter has translation MTARWQGTIALLLLIIISYVDRVNISVMILNPEFAEHFQLNENRMLQGMLMTCFLLGYGFSALLLTPVIESKLHYRQGLLSSIAIWAAVCAISPLLGSLMGMLIARVVLGIAEGPLFSLKTRFISDNFGAQEIGKPNAVTALGVSLGLAVGFPLVTWLMAHLGWAGSFYALAVMNLVLGGGLIWRFLPAPHGPVKMKKPGFIKTFTLAWQTPLLSWILLVEIATLSYLWGSSAWLPAWLRDEHHFSLHATGWLAAIPFLLSLGSKFLGGVLLDKMRPEQAPVLFVVGGTLTALSVVALMLSHQPAWLALFMLSANVFWGLQGAAIPAVIQHHAARDAVGSAYGIINGIGNICAAFIPLLMGMVMKSVGSVSSGFSVLVVSQVITLLAGGMLLLRMRRAAAVSA, from the coding sequence ATGACGGCAAGATGGCAAGGTACAATTGCACTGTTATTACTGATTATTATTTCCTACGTCGACCGGGTTAATATCTCGGTAATGATTTTAAACCCGGAATTTGCCGAACATTTCCAGCTAAATGAAAACAGAATGTTACAAGGCATGCTCATGACCTGTTTTCTGCTGGGTTATGGTTTTTCAGCTCTACTATTAACGCCGGTTATCGAAAGCAAACTCCATTATCGGCAAGGATTATTAAGCAGCATTGCGATTTGGGCCGCGGTTTGCGCGATTTCTCCGCTGCTGGGTTCTCTAATGGGTATGCTTATCGCCCGCGTGGTTTTGGGCATTGCCGAAGGGCCGCTCTTTTCGCTGAAGACGCGCTTTATCAGCGATAACTTTGGCGCGCAAGAGATCGGCAAACCCAACGCCGTCACCGCGCTGGGCGTCTCTCTCGGGCTGGCCGTGGGCTTTCCGCTGGTCACCTGGCTGATGGCGCATCTGGGCTGGGCCGGGTCATTTTACGCGCTGGCGGTGATGAATCTGGTGCTGGGTGGCGGGCTCATCTGGCGTTTTCTGCCTGCGCCACACGGCCCGGTGAAGATGAAAAAACCTGGGTTTATAAAAACGTTTACCCTGGCCTGGCAAACGCCGCTTCTGAGTTGGATCCTGCTGGTTGAAATCGCCACGCTGAGCTATCTGTGGGGCAGCAGCGCGTGGCTGCCCGCCTGGCTGCGCGACGAGCATCACTTTTCGCTGCACGCGACGGGCTGGCTTGCGGCGATCCCCTTCCTGCTGAGCCTAGGGTCAAAGTTTCTGGGCGGCGTGCTGCTCGACAAAATGCGCCCGGAACAGGCGCCGGTGCTGTTTGTGGTGGGCGGTACGTTGACGGCACTGTCCGTGGTCGCGCTGATGCTCAGCCATCAGCCCGCATGGCTGGCGCTGTTTATGCTGTCCGCTAATGTGTTCTGGGGATTGCAGGGGGCCGCCATTCCTGCGGTGATCCAACATCACGCCGCCCGGGACGCCGTGGGCAGTGCGTACGGTATTATTAATGGGATAGGCAATATCTGCGCGGCGTTTATTCCGCTGCTGATGGGGATGGTGATGAAATCGGTGGGGTCGGTCAGCTCTGGTTTTTCGGTGCTGGTCGTCTCGCAGGTCATTACTCTGCTCGCAGGAGGAATGTTGCTGCTGCGCATGCGTCGCGCAGCAGCAGTGAGCGCGTAA
- the speB gene encoding agmatinase, with protein sequence MSTLGHQYDNSLVSNAFGFLRLPMNFQPYDSDADWVITGVPFDMATSGRAGGRHGPAAIRQVSTNLAWEHNRFPWNFDMRERLNVVDCGDLVYAFGDAREMSEKLQAHAEKLLAAGKRMLSFGGDHFVTLPLLRAHAKHFGKMALVHFDAHTDTYANGCEFDHGTMFYTAPNEGLIDPNHSVQIGIRTEFDKDNGFTVLDAGQVNDRGVDDILAQVKQIVGDMPVYLTFDIDCLDPAFAPGTGTPVIGGLTSDRAIKLVRGLKDLNIVGMDVVEVAPAYDQSEITALAAATLALEMLYIQAAKKGE encoded by the coding sequence ATGAGCACTTTAGGTCATCAGTACGATAACTCTCTGGTATCTAACGCGTTTGGTTTTTTACGCCTTCCAATGAATTTCCAGCCGTACGACAGCGACGCTGACTGGGTGATCACCGGTGTGCCGTTCGATATGGCAACGTCTGGCCGCGCAGGTGGCCGCCACGGTCCGGCCGCTATTCGTCAGGTTTCCACCAACCTGGCCTGGGAGCACAACCGTTTCCCGTGGAACTTCGACATGCGCGAGCGCCTGAACGTGGTGGACTGCGGTGACCTGGTGTACGCCTTCGGCGACGCGCGTGAGATGAGCGAAAAGCTGCAGGCGCACGCCGAGAAGCTGCTGGCGGCCGGCAAGCGCATGCTCTCCTTCGGCGGGGACCACTTCGTGACCTTGCCGCTGCTGCGCGCCCACGCGAAGCACTTCGGTAAAATGGCACTGGTGCACTTCGATGCGCATACCGACACCTACGCGAACGGCTGTGAATTCGACCACGGCACCATGTTCTACACCGCGCCGAACGAAGGCCTGATCGACCCAAACCATTCGGTACAGATTGGTATCCGCACCGAGTTCGACAAAGACAACGGCTTCACCGTGCTGGACGCGGGCCAGGTCAACGATCGCGGCGTGGACGATATTCTGGCGCAGGTTAAGCAGATCGTCGGCGATATGCCTGTGTACCTGACTTTCGATATCGACTGTCTGGATCCGGCGTTTGCACCGGGCACCGGTACGCCGGTTATCGGCGGCCTGACCTCTGACCGCGCGATCAAGCTGGTGCGCGGCCTGAAGGATCTGAACATCGTCGGTATGGACGTGGTGGAAGTGGCACCGGCCTACGACCAGTCCGAGATCACCGCGCTGGCTGCAGCGACGCTGGCGCTGGAAATGCTCTACATCCAGGCGGCGAAAAAAGGCGAATAA
- the speA gene encoding biosynthetic arginine decarboxylase: MSDDMSSFSPSSAGEQGVLRSMQEVAMSSEEASKMLRTYNIAWWGNNYYDVNELGHISVCPDPDVPEARVDLAKLVKAREAQGQRLPALFCFPQILQHRLRSINAAFKRARESYGYKGDYFLVYPIKVNQHRRVIESLIHSGEPLGLEAGSKAELMAVLAHAGMTRSVIVCNGYKDREYIRLALIGEKMGHKVYLVIEKMTEIAIVLEEAERLNVIPRLGVRARLASQGSGKWQSSGGEKSKFGLAANQVLQLVEILRERGRLDSIQLLHFHLGSQMANIRDIATGVRESARFYVELHKLGVNIQCFDVGGGLGVDYEGTRSQSDCSVNYGLNEYANNIIWAIGDACEENGLPHPTVITESGRAVTAHHTVLVSNIIGVERSEITEATPPADDAPRSLQSMWETWQEMHEPGTRRSLREWLHDSQMDLHDIHVGYSSGTFSLQERAWAEQLYLNMCHEVQKQLDPSNRAHRPIIDELQERMADKMYVNFSLFQSMPDAWGIDQLFPVLPLEGLNHAPERRAVLLDITCDSDGAIDHYVDGDGIATTMPMPEYDPENPPMLGFFMVGAYQEILGNMHNLFGDTEAVDVFVFPDGNVEVELSDEGDTVADMLEYVQLDPKKLLTQFRDQVKNTGLDDALQQQFLEEFEAGLYGYTYLEDE; this comes from the coding sequence ATGTCTGACGACATGTCTTCTTTTTCGCCTTCGTCAGCGGGCGAACAGGGTGTACTACGTTCTATGCAGGAGGTTGCGATGAGCTCCGAGGAAGCCAGCAAGATGCTGCGCACCTACAATATTGCCTGGTGGGGCAATAACTACTACGACGTCAACGAACTGGGTCACATTAGCGTCTGCCCGGATCCCGACGTCCCTGAAGCGCGCGTGGACCTCGCTAAGCTGGTGAAAGCCCGTGAAGCTCAGGGTCAGCGTTTGCCTGCACTGTTCTGCTTCCCGCAGATCCTGCAACATCGCCTGCGTTCTATTAACGCCGCGTTTAAACGTGCACGTGAATCCTACGGCTATAAAGGCGACTACTTCCTGGTTTACCCGATCAAGGTTAACCAGCACCGCCGCGTGATTGAATCTCTGATCCACTCCGGTGAACCGCTGGGCCTGGAAGCGGGTTCTAAAGCGGAACTGATGGCGGTTCTGGCGCACGCGGGCATGACCCGCTCGGTGATCGTCTGCAACGGCTATAAAGACCGTGAATACATTCGTCTGGCGCTGATTGGCGAGAAGATGGGCCACAAGGTTTATCTGGTTATCGAGAAGATGACTGAAATCGCAATCGTGCTGGAAGAAGCCGAGCGTCTGAACGTCATCCCACGCCTTGGCGTGCGTGCGCGTCTGGCCTCGCAGGGTTCCGGTAAATGGCAGTCCTCCGGCGGTGAAAAATCCAAGTTCGGCCTCGCGGCGAACCAGGTGCTGCAGCTGGTGGAAATCCTGCGCGAGCGCGGTCGCCTCGACAGCATTCAACTGCTGCACTTCCACCTCGGCTCGCAGATGGCCAATATTCGCGACATCGCCACCGGCGTGCGTGAATCGGCGCGTTTTTACGTTGAGTTGCACAAGCTAGGCGTGAACATTCAGTGCTTCGATGTGGGCGGCGGCCTCGGCGTGGACTATGAAGGGACCCGCTCGCAGTCCGACTGCTCTGTAAACTATGGCCTGAACGAATACGCCAACAACATCATCTGGGCGATTGGCGATGCCTGCGAAGAGAATGGCCTGCCGCACCCGACGGTGATCACCGAATCCGGCCGCGCGGTCACCGCGCACCATACGGTACTGGTCTCTAACATCATCGGCGTTGAGCGTAGCGAAATCACCGAAGCGACGCCTCCGGCAGACGATGCCCCACGTTCTCTGCAAAGCATGTGGGAAACCTGGCAGGAGATGCACGAACCCGGCACGCGCCGCTCCCTGCGCGAATGGTTGCACGACAGCCAGATGGACCTGCACGACATTCACGTTGGTTACTCTTCAGGCACCTTTAGCCTGCAGGAGCGCGCGTGGGCAGAGCAGCTCTATCTGAACATGTGCCATGAAGTGCAGAAGCAGCTCGACCCGAGCAACCGCGCGCACCGTCCGATTATCGACGAGCTGCAGGAGCGTATGGCGGACAAAATGTACGTCAACTTCTCGCTGTTCCAGTCAATGCCGGATGCCTGGGGTATCGACCAGCTGTTCCCGGTTCTGCCGCTGGAAGGGCTGAACCACGCCCCGGAACGTCGTGCGGTGCTGCTGGACATCACCTGTGATTCCGACGGCGCTATCGACCACTACGTTGACGGCGACGGTATCGCAACGACGATGCCAATGCCGGAGTACGACCCGGAGAACCCGCCGATGCTGGGCTTCTTTATGGTCGGTGCGTATCAGGAGATCCTCGGCAACATGCACAACCTGTTCGGGGATACCGAAGCGGTTGACGTGTTCGTGTTCCCTGACGGCAACGTGGAAGTTGAGCTCTCTGACGAAGGGGACACCGTAGCGGACATGCTCGAATACGTTCAGCTGGATCCGAAAAAACTGCTCACCCAGTTCCGCGACCAGGTGAAAAACACCGGTCTGGACGACGCGCTGCAGCAGCAGTTCCTGGAAGAGTTTGAAGCGGGTCTGTACGGGTATACCTATCTGGAAGATGAGTAA
- the yqgB gene encoding acid stress response protein YqgB: protein MNKKPVARSGFQHTLLGNGAVYGLLSPYNAAIVVNCFTLNTKS, encoded by the coding sequence ATGAATAAGAAACCGGTCGCACGGTCTGGATTTCAGCATACTCTGCTGGGAAACGGAGCCGTTTATGGGTTGTTATCGCCGTATAACGCTGCGATAGTAGTCAACTGTTTTACACTTAATACAAAGAGTTGA
- the metK gene encoding methionine adenosyltransferase has product MAKHLFTSESVSEGHPDKIADQISDAVLDAILAQDPKARVACETYVKTGMVLVGGEITTSAWVDIEEITRNTVREIGYVHSDMGFDANSCAVLSAIGKQSPDINQGVDRADPLEQGAGDQGLMFGYATNETDVLMPAPVTYAHRLVQRQAEVRKNGTLSWLRPDAKSQVTFQYDDGKIVGIDAVVLSTQHSEDIDQKSLQEAVMEEIIKPVLPTEWLNSATKFFINPTGRFVIGGPMGDCGLTGRKIIVDTYGGMARHGGGAFSGKDPSKVDRSAAYAARYVAKNIVAAGLADRCEIQVSYAIGVAEPTSIMVETFGTEKVPSEQLTLLVREFFDLRPYGLIQMLDLLHPIYKETAAYGHFGREHFPWEKTDKAALLREAAGLK; this is encoded by the coding sequence ATGGCAAAACACCTGTTTACGTCCGAGTCCGTATCAGAAGGACATCCTGATAAAATTGCTGACCAAATCTCCGATGCGGTGCTGGATGCGATCCTTGCCCAGGATCCTAAAGCGCGCGTAGCGTGTGAAACTTATGTCAAAACCGGCATGGTTCTGGTCGGCGGTGAGATCACCACCAGCGCATGGGTTGATATCGAAGAGATCACCCGTAACACGGTGCGTGAGATCGGCTATGTACATTCTGATATGGGTTTTGATGCCAACTCTTGCGCCGTTCTGAGCGCTATCGGCAAGCAGTCCCCCGACATCAACCAGGGCGTTGACCGCGCCGATCCGCTGGAGCAGGGCGCGGGCGACCAGGGCCTGATGTTCGGCTACGCAACTAACGAAACCGACGTGCTGATGCCAGCACCTGTCACCTACGCACACCGTCTGGTGCAGCGTCAGGCTGAAGTGCGTAAAAACGGCACCCTGTCCTGGCTGCGTCCGGATGCGAAAAGCCAGGTCACTTTCCAGTATGACGACGGTAAAATCGTTGGCATTGATGCGGTGGTTCTGTCCACTCAGCATTCTGAAGATATCGATCAGAAATCCCTGCAGGAAGCGGTGATGGAAGAGATCATCAAGCCGGTTCTGCCGACCGAATGGCTGAACTCTGCGACCAAATTCTTCATCAACCCAACCGGACGCTTTGTTATCGGCGGCCCAATGGGCGACTGCGGCCTGACCGGTCGTAAAATCATCGTGGATACCTACGGCGGCATGGCGCGTCACGGCGGCGGTGCGTTCTCCGGTAAAGACCCGTCTAAAGTTGACCGTTCTGCCGCGTACGCTGCACGTTATGTTGCGAAAAACATCGTTGCTGCTGGCCTGGCTGACCGCTGTGAGATCCAGGTTTCCTACGCTATCGGCGTGGCGGAACCGACCTCCATCATGGTGGAAACTTTCGGTACTGAAAAAGTGCCTTCAGAACAGCTGACGCTGCTGGTGCGCGAGTTCTTCGATCTGCGTCCATACGGCCTGATTCAGATGCTGGATCTGCTGCACCCAATCTACAAAGAAACCGCTGCATACGGTCACTTTGGTCGCGAACATTTCCCATGGGAAAAAACCGACAAAGCCGCTCTGCTGCGTGAAGCTGCCGGTCTGAAGTAA
- the galP gene encoding galactose/proton symporter, whose protein sequence is MPDNNKQGRTSNKAMTFFVCFLAALAGLLFGLDIGVIAGALPFIADEFQITAHTQEWVVSSMMFGAAVGAVGSGWLSFKLGRKKSLMIGAILFVAGSLFSAAAPNVEVLILSRVLLGLAVGVASYTAPLYLSEIAPEKIRGSMISMYQLMITIGILGAYLSDTAFSYSGAWRWMLGVIIIPAILLLIGVFFLPDSPRWFAAKRRFVDAERVLLRLRDTSAEAKNELEEIRESLKVKQSGWALFKENSNFRRAVFLGVLLQVMQQFTGMNVIMYYAPKIFELAGYTNTTEQMWGTVIVGLTNVLATFIAIGLVDRWGRKPTLTLGFLVMAVGMGVLGTMMHVGIHSPTAQYFAVAMLLMFIVGFAMSAGPLIWVLCSEIQPLKGRDFGITCSTATNWIANMIVGATFLTMLNTLGNANTFWVYAGLNLFFIVLTIWLVPETKHVSLEHIERNLMKGRPLREIGAHD, encoded by the coding sequence ATGCCTGACAATAATAAACAGGGGCGTACGTCCAACAAGGCGATGACATTCTTCGTCTGCTTCCTCGCCGCCCTGGCAGGATTACTTTTTGGCCTGGATATCGGCGTGATTGCCGGCGCACTTCCTTTCATCGCAGACGAGTTCCAGATTACTGCGCATACCCAGGAATGGGTGGTCAGCTCCATGATGTTTGGTGCGGCAGTCGGTGCCGTTGGCAGCGGCTGGCTCTCCTTCAAGCTCGGGCGCAAAAAGAGCCTGATGATCGGCGCGATCCTGTTCGTTGCCGGTTCACTCTTCTCTGCTGCTGCACCTAACGTTGAAGTACTCATTCTTTCCCGCGTCTTGCTGGGTCTGGCTGTCGGCGTCGCTTCCTATACCGCACCGCTGTATCTTTCCGAAATCGCGCCGGAGAAAATCCGCGGCAGCATGATTTCCATGTACCAGTTGATGATCACCATTGGTATTCTGGGCGCTTACCTTTCCGATACCGCGTTCAGCTACAGCGGCGCATGGCGCTGGATGCTCGGCGTGATCATCATCCCGGCCATCCTGCTTCTGATTGGCGTTTTCTTCCTGCCGGACAGCCCGCGCTGGTTTGCCGCAAAACGCCGCTTCGTTGATGCTGAACGGGTGCTGCTCCGCCTGCGCGATACCAGTGCTGAGGCGAAAAATGAGCTGGAAGAGATCCGCGAAAGTCTGAAGGTGAAACAGTCCGGCTGGGCGCTGTTTAAAGAGAACAGCAACTTCCGCCGCGCGGTGTTCCTCGGCGTGCTGCTGCAGGTGATGCAGCAGTTTACCGGGATGAACGTCATCATGTACTACGCGCCAAAAATCTTCGAACTGGCGGGTTATACCAACACGACCGAGCAGATGTGGGGCACCGTTATTGTCGGCCTGACCAACGTGCTGGCGACCTTTATCGCCATCGGACTGGTGGACCGCTGGGGACGTAAGCCTACCCTGACGCTGGGCTTCCTGGTGATGGCCGTCGGCATGGGCGTGCTGGGCACCATGATGCACGTGGGCATTCACTCTCCAACCGCCCAGTACTTCGCGGTGGCGATGCTGCTGATGTTTATCGTCGGATTTGCAATGAGCGCCGGTCCGCTGATTTGGGTGCTGTGCTCTGAGATCCAGCCGCTGAAAGGGCGTGATTTTGGTATCACCTGCTCCACCGCGACTAACTGGATTGCCAATATGATCGTCGGCGCAACGTTCCTGACCATGCTTAATACCCTGGGCAATGCCAACACCTTCTGGGTCTACGCCGGTCTGAACCTGTTCTTTATTGTTCTGACTATCTGGCTGGTTCCAGAAACCAAACACGTTTCACTGGAACACATTGAACGTAACCTGATGAAAGGTCGTCCTCTGCGCGAAATCGGCGCACACGACTAA
- a CDS encoding SprT family zinc-dependent metalloprotease, translated as MKAPRLPIAIQQAVMRSLREKLAQANLKLGRNYPEPKLVYQQRGTAAGTAWLESYEIRLNPVLMMENQQAFIEEVVPHELAHLLVWKHFGRVAPHGKEWKWMMEAVLGVPARRTHQFELESVRRNTFPYRCRCQQHQLTVRRHNRVVRGEATYRCVKCGEPLVAE; from the coding sequence ATGAAAGCTCCCCGTCTCCCCATCGCCATACAGCAAGCCGTTATGCGCAGCCTGCGGGAAAAACTCGCCCAGGCCAACCTGAAGCTCGGCCGCAACTATCCTGAACCGAAGCTGGTTTATCAGCAGCGTGGCACCGCAGCAGGCACCGCCTGGCTGGAATCGTATGAGATCCGCCTGAACCCGGTGCTGATGATGGAAAACCAGCAGGCGTTTATTGAGGAAGTGGTGCCGCACGAGCTGGCGCATCTTCTGGTGTGGAAGCACTTTGGCCGCGTGGCACCGCACGGGAAAGAGTGGAAGTGGATGATGGAAGCCGTGCTCGGCGTTCCGGCTCGCCGCACGCATCAGTTCGAACTCGAATCAGTACGTCGCAATACATTTCCCTACCGCTGCCGGTGCCAGCAGCACCAGCTCACCGTCCGCCGTCATAACCGTGTGGTGCGCGGTGAAGCGACCTACCGCTGCGTAAAATGCGGCGAACCACTGGTCGCCGAATAA
- the endA gene encoding deoxyribonuclease I, with the protein MSRNVSLAVALLATSLSGHALADGINSFSQAKAAGVKVNADVPGDFYCGCKINWQGKKGVVDLESCGYKVRKNENRASRIEWEHVVPAWQFGHQRQCWQDGGRKNCSKDPVYRQMESDMHNLQPAVGEVNGDRGNFMYSQWNGGEGQYGQCGMKVDFKEKVAEPPARARGSIARTYFYMRDRYDLNLSRQQTQLFNAWNKQYPVTEWECQRDERIAKVQGNHNPYVQRACQAQKS; encoded by the coding sequence ATGTCCCGTAATGTTTCTCTCGCGGTTGCCCTTCTGGCGACGTCGCTTTCCGGCCATGCTCTGGCCGACGGTATCAACAGTTTCTCTCAGGCCAAAGCCGCTGGCGTGAAGGTGAACGCTGATGTTCCGGGCGATTTTTACTGCGGCTGCAAAATTAACTGGCAGGGTAAAAAAGGGGTCGTTGACCTCGAATCCTGCGGCTATAAGGTGCGTAAAAACGAAAACCGCGCCAGCCGCATTGAATGGGAGCATGTCGTTCCGGCGTGGCAATTTGGCCACCAGCGCCAGTGCTGGCAGGATGGCGGGCGTAAAAACTGTTCCAAAGATCCGGTTTATCGCCAGATGGAAAGCGATATGCACAACCTGCAGCCTGCGGTTGGCGAAGTGAACGGTGACCGCGGCAATTTTATGTACAGCCAGTGGAACGGTGGCGAAGGCCAGTACGGTCAGTGCGGCATGAAGGTGGATTTCAAAGAGAAAGTCGCCGAGCCCCCTGCCCGCGCGCGCGGCAGTATCGCCCGTACCTACTTCTATATGCGTGACCGTTATGATCTCAACCTCTCCCGCCAGCAGACGCAGCTGTTCAATGCCTGGAACAAGCAGTACCCGGTGACCGAGTGGGAATGCCAGCGCGACGAACGCATCGCCAAAGTCCAGGGGAATCACAACCCTTACGTCCAGCGGGCTTGCCAGGCGCAAAAGAGCTAA
- the rsmE gene encoding 16S rRNA (uracil(1498)-N(3))-methyltransferase — protein MRIPRIYHPELITAGREIALSDDAANHVGRVLRMGAGQAIQLFDGSNQVFDAEITRSDKKSVHVTVLRGEVDNRESPLHIHLGQVMSRGEKMEFTIQKSIELGVSLITPLFSERCGVKLDAERLNKKIQQWQKIAIAACEQSGRNRIPEIRPAMDLEDWCAEVDSGLKLNLHPRASASINTLPLPVERVRLLIGPEGGLSADEIAMTARYQFTDILLGPRVLRTETTALTAITALQVRFGDLG, from the coding sequence ATGCGCATTCCCCGCATTTACCACCCTGAACTGATTACCGCAGGCCGCGAAATCGCCCTGTCTGATGACGCCGCCAACCACGTTGGCCGCGTGCTGCGCATGGGTGCAGGTCAGGCCATCCAGCTGTTCGACGGCTCGAACCAGGTTTTCGACGCGGAAATCACGCGGTCTGATAAAAAAAGCGTACACGTTACCGTCCTGCGTGGCGAAGTGGATAACCGTGAATCGCCGCTGCACATCCATCTGGGCCAGGTGATGTCGCGCGGTGAGAAAATGGAATTCACGATTCAGAAATCCATTGAACTGGGTGTAAGCCTCATTACGCCACTTTTTTCTGAGCGCTGTGGCGTTAAACTGGATGCGGAACGTCTGAACAAAAAGATTCAGCAGTGGCAGAAAATTGCCATTGCGGCGTGTGAACAGAGTGGCCGCAACCGTATCCCCGAGATCCGCCCGGCGATGGACCTGGAAGACTGGTGTGCAGAAGTGGACAGTGGACTTAAGCTCAATCTTCATCCACGCGCCAGCGCCAGCATCAATACGCTGCCATTGCCCGTCGAGCGCGTACGCCTGCTGATTGGCCCCGAAGGCGGCCTGTCGGCGGATGAAATTGCGATGACGGCACGTTACCAGTTTACTGATATTCTGTTGGGACCTCGCGTTCTGCGCACTGAGACAACGGCACTCACGGCCATTACCGCGCTACAGGTACGGTTTGGCGATCTGGGTTGA
- the gshB gene encoding glutathione synthase, translating into MIKLGIVMDPIANINIKKDSSFAMLLEAQRRGYELHYMEMNDLYLINGEARARTRIVNVEQNYDKWYEFGTEQDIALADLNVILMRKDPPFDTEYIYSTYILERAEEKGTLIVNKPQSLRDCNEKLYTAWFSDLTPETLVTRSKTQLKEFWQKHGDIIMKPLDGMGGASIFRVKEGDPNIGVIAETLTELGTRYCMAQNYIPAIKDGDKRVLVVDGEPVPYCLARIPQGGETRGNLAAGGRGEPRPLTESDWEIARRVGPTLKAKGLIFVGLDIIGDRLTEVNVTSPTCIREIEAEFPISITGMLMDAIEKRLQK; encoded by the coding sequence ATGATCAAGCTCGGCATCGTGATGGACCCCATCGCAAACATTAACATCAAGAAAGACTCCAGCTTCGCCATGCTGCTGGAAGCGCAGCGTCGCGGCTATGAACTCCACTATATGGAGATGAACGATCTTTACCTGATCAACGGTGAAGCGCGCGCACGCACCCGCATCGTTAACGTCGAGCAGAACTACGACAAATGGTACGAATTCGGCACCGAGCAGGACATTGCCCTGGCCGACCTCAACGTTATCCTGATGCGTAAAGATCCGCCGTTCGACACCGAATACATTTACAGCACCTATATTCTCGAACGCGCTGAAGAGAAAGGCACGCTGATCGTCAACAAGCCGCAGAGTCTGCGCGACTGTAATGAGAAACTCTACACCGCCTGGTTCTCTGACCTGACGCCGGAAACGCTGGTTACCCGCAGCAAGACGCAGCTGAAAGAATTCTGGCAGAAGCACGGTGATATCATCATGAAACCGCTGGACGGCATGGGCGGCGCGTCGATTTTCCGCGTGAAAGAAGGCGACCCGAACATTGGCGTGATTGCCGAAACCCTGACCGAGCTGGGCACGCGTTACTGCATGGCGCAGAACTATATTCCGGCGATCAAAGACGGCGATAAGCGCGTGCTGGTGGTAGATGGCGAACCGGTACCTTACTGCCTTGCGCGTATTCCTCAGGGCGGCGAAACCCGCGGTAATCTGGCCGCCGGTGGCCGTGGAGAACCCCGTCCGCTGACCGAAAGTGACTGGGAAATTGCCCGCCGCGTCGGCCCTACGCTGAAAGCCAAAGGCCTGATCTTCGTTGGGCTGGATATCATCGGCGATCGCCTGACCGAAGTGAACGTCACCAGCCCGACCTGCATCCGTGAAATCGAAGCGGAGTTCCCGATCTCGATCACCGGAATGTTGATGGACGCTATCGAAAAACGTTTACAGAAATAA
- a CDS encoding YqgE/AlgH family protein — MNLQHHFLIAMPALQDPIFRRAVVYICEYNEDGAMGIIINKPLENLQVEGILDKLKITAEARLPEIRLDKPVMLGGPLAEDRGFILHTPPVFSSSIRISDNTVVTTSRDVLETLGTAEQPSEVLVALGYSSWEKGQLEQEILDNAWLTAPADMNILFKTPIADRWRDAAKLIGIDILTMPGVAGHA, encoded by the coding sequence ATGAATTTACAGCATCACTTTCTTATTGCCATGCCTGCTCTCCAGGATCCGATTTTCCGCCGCGCCGTAGTTTATATTTGCGAATACAACGAAGACGGTGCGATGGGGATTATCATCAACAAGCCGCTGGAAAACCTGCAAGTTGAAGGAATTCTGGACAAGCTGAAAATTACCGCTGAAGCGCGTCTGCCGGAGATCCGTCTCGATAAACCGGTGATGCTGGGTGGCCCGCTCGCTGAAGATCGTGGTTTTATCCTGCATACGCCGCCTGTCTTCTCTTCCAGCATTCGTATCTCCGACAACACCGTTGTCACGACCTCTCGCGACGTGCTTGAAACGCTGGGCACTGCCGAGCAGCCTTCCGAAGTGCTTGTCGCGCTGGGTTACTCCTCGTGGGAGAAAGGCCAGCTTGAGCAAGAGATTCTGGATAACGCGTGGCTGACCGCACCTGCAGATATGAACATCCTGTTTAAAACGCCTATCGCCGATCGCTGGCGTGATGCAGCAAAGCTAATTGGGATTGATATTCTGACCATGCCAGGCGTAGCGGGGCACGCGTAA